A genomic stretch from Deinococcus roseus includes:
- a CDS encoding DUF6959 family protein: MKTEVEILYHESDGIVFKSALRRFPSIALQGDTLSLLYFNIEELKEMIDANNIDIDEASYLIDRIYNVVGRLNDIYNQFGEEK, translated from the coding sequence ATGAAGACCGAAGTTGAGATTCTGTATCATGAATCAGATGGCATTGTGTTCAAGTCGGCTCTTAGGAGATTCCCCAGTATTGCACTCCAAGGTGATACCCTCTCATTGCTATATTTTAATATTGAGGAGCTGAAGGAAATGATCGATGCTAATAATATTGATATTGATGAGGCATCCTATCTTATAGATCGCATTTATAATGTTGTGGGACGTTTAAACGACATATATAATCAATTTGGTGAAGAGAAATAG